A genome region from Sphingobacteriaceae bacterium GW460-11-11-14-LB5 includes the following:
- a CDS encoding acyl carrier protein: MDTITTKLSSEEIFDLMKKFITEVIGEEFVEEMDITPESSFTKDLEMDSIEIVSFSEKIKAHFGEQIDFTGWLSSMDLDQLINLNLGMIISYIEECQS; encoded by the coding sequence ATGGACACTATAACTACAAAATTAAGCAGCGAAGAAATTTTCGACCTCATGAAAAAATTCATCACCGAAGTAATCGGCGAAGAGTTTGTTGAAGAAATGGATATCACTCCTGAAAGTTCTTTCACCAAGGACCTGGAAATGGATAGCATCGAAATTGTATCCTTTTCTGAAAAAATCAAAGCGCATTTTGGCGAACAGATTGATTTTACCGGCTGGTTATCTTCCATGGATTTGGATCAGCTGATCAACTTAAACTTAGGCATGATCATCTCTTACATCGAAGAATGCCAGTCATAA
- a CDS encoding glycosyl transferase has product MAKFVFVVPPLTGHINPTLSMGTALLERGHRVGWITLDESLGEKLPLGGELLLISYDQNDQQKKDSEKYLDIITKKIVYGIDSIKFLYEEVLIPLNRHSYEGIADLLDQFKPDVVITDHQMFAGAIAASNTNYPYVTSVTAPAAIKVMDELPKVHEWEVNQIVALQKEFGINATASIACSDLLTMVFTSRDFFGEMDLPENFQFIGPVFNRRKNVVPFNWDEFNAINKPKILVSIGTTFDHEHKKAFFAKVIEAFADEDLHVVVVSDPTLFEQWPANFTVQRQVPQLELLPHLDAVVCHGGHNTVCETLMNGLPMVVIPIAYDQSHVAGRVFRVGAGERLNFNRFKANHLKEAVNKVLQNDSYKIAAEQIKRSFIEAGGTESAADLLETLSNKTSNVFIS; this is encoded by the coding sequence ATGGCAAAATTCGTATTTGTTGTTCCTCCCCTAACCGGTCATATCAACCCTACATTGAGCATGGGTACAGCTTTGCTGGAAAGAGGCCACCGTGTAGGATGGATTACTTTAGATGAATCATTGGGCGAGAAGCTTCCCCTTGGAGGCGAATTGCTGTTGATTAGTTACGATCAAAACGACCAGCAGAAAAAAGATTCCGAAAAATACCTCGATATCATTACCAAAAAAATCGTTTACGGGATCGATAGCATCAAATTTTTGTATGAAGAAGTATTAATTCCACTCAACAGACACAGCTACGAAGGCATTGCCGATTTACTCGATCAGTTTAAGCCCGATGTGGTGATTACCGACCATCAAATGTTTGCCGGAGCCATTGCCGCAAGCAATACAAACTATCCTTATGTCACTTCGGTTACCGCCCCTGCAGCCATAAAAGTAATGGACGAGCTCCCAAAAGTGCACGAATGGGAAGTCAATCAGATTGTGGCTTTACAAAAAGAATTCGGTATCAACGCCACAGCTTCGATTGCCTGCTCCGATTTGCTAACGATGGTATTTACCTCGAGAGACTTTTTCGGAGAAATGGATTTACCAGAAAACTTCCAGTTTATTGGTCCCGTTTTTAACCGTAGAAAAAATGTAGTTCCGTTTAACTGGGACGAATTTAACGCGATAAACAAGCCTAAAATACTGGTTAGCATCGGTACCACTTTCGATCATGAGCACAAAAAGGCTTTTTTTGCTAAGGTAATCGAAGCTTTTGCTGATGAAGACCTGCATGTGGTGGTCGTTTCAGATCCGACTTTATTTGAGCAATGGCCTGCTAATTTTACCGTGCAGCGCCAGGTACCGCAACTGGAACTTTTACCTCATCTCGATGCTGTGGTTTGCCATGGCGGACACAATACCGTTTGCGAAACCCTGATGAATGGCCTGCCTATGGTGGTTATTCCAATTGCATACGATCAAAGCCATGTAGCCGGACGCGTTTTTAGGGTAGGTGCCGGAGAACGCTTAAACTTTAACCGTTTTAAAGCCAATCACCTGAAAGAAGCCGTAAACAAAGTGTTGCAAAACGACAGTTATAAAATCGCCGCAGAACAGATTAAACGATCCTTTATCGAAGCCGGCGGAACAGAAAGCGCAGCCGATTTACTGGAAACATTAAGCAACAAAACCTCAAACGTATTCATCAGTTAA
- a CDS encoding alpha/beta hydrolase — protein MPVITVNGKSVHIQELNKEAAETIVLVHGMFSNLSVYYFNIAPLLATKYHVVLYDLKSHGMSEKALEGYDLESMTNDLFALIEELNLQKVHLGGYSFGGLIALKMAIRFPERINKLAIIEAPDPNDDKTRGIIDEYSREFLEHYVENFTDTTKVKMGKRQMERNHRMYEYLFYQTSIKTDMELEKDFFGSTAIASIKQSTLLLYGTDSNCLNAGKHLDGMIENAELIAVPGDHNIPIQQPLVIAEALLNFFLKT, from the coding sequence ATGCCAGTCATAACGGTAAACGGCAAATCGGTTCATATTCAGGAGCTCAATAAAGAAGCTGCTGAAACCATCGTTCTCGTTCACGGGATGTTTAGTAACCTGTCTGTCTATTATTTTAATATCGCGCCACTCCTGGCCACAAAATACCATGTGGTACTGTATGACTTAAAAAGTCATGGTATGAGCGAAAAGGCTTTGGAAGGATATGACCTGGAAAGCATGACCAACGATCTGTTTGCCCTAATAGAGGAATTAAACCTGCAGAAAGTGCATTTGGGCGGTTATAGTTTTGGTGGATTGATCGCTTTAAAAATGGCCATCCGTTTTCCCGAGCGCATAAACAAACTGGCCATAATTGAAGCTCCGGACCCAAATGATGATAAAACAAGAGGCATTATAGATGAATATAGCCGCGAGTTTTTAGAACATTACGTCGAAAACTTTACCGATACCACCAAAGTGAAAATGGGTAAAAGGCAAATGGAGCGCAACCACCGCATGTACGAATACCTCTTTTATCAAACTTCGATTAAAACCGACATGGAACTGGAAAAAGACTTTTTTGGCAGCACAGCGATAGCAAGCATAAAACAATCGACTTTACTGTTGTACGGTACTGATTCGAATTGTTTGAATGCAGGAAAACACCTGGATGGAATGATTGAAAATGCAGAATTAATTGCCGTTCCAGGTGATCATAATATCCCGATCCAACAACCATTAGTTATTGCTGAAGCATTATTAAACTTCTTCCTGAAAACATAA